From Daucus carota subsp. sativus chromosome 6, DH1 v3.0, whole genome shotgun sequence, the proteins below share one genomic window:
- the LOC108225488 gene encoding serine/threonine-protein kinase-like protein CCR1, producing MKNNYTSSSSSCALFLTLFLTLMHSAHGFGSMGSIAAAFGEDGFFCAIDASGKQAVICWGNDTSSSSSTSSSSPAYSDDIPALAALSGGDGFLCGILANTSVPYCWSSITNDLVPQVFKSTAYSHIAAGTNHVCAIRGSYYSDNNLGSVDCWDIVRKSGRNLSSEQSTLFYDPGISNLVLKTVVSGEGFSCGLSREDRILCWGPNSTSLQLSSDLVSEKFFTLASGRDSVCGLSQVDDEVHCWGKNDSLKAPPIGIGFVSLAAGAQHFCGIRQDNHGIECWGSFNSSSIPKASGFLAIASSDYITCGIREDDLVLDCWFAYIASTPNYDPPFQLCSPGLCSPGSCGQGRFAFNASSLHETDLTSLCVRKELSICSPCGVNCAEGFFTSSPCTENADRVCTACSLCQNSSCWDICNLHPLTDMKRKHQHQLRRLILVVAASASALVLILICWCLLPSLIANNNKRSKTKQFALCLGKELETEALNDSHPPVVVTPCPGVAQIFRLTELKDATNGFKEFNELGRGSYGFVYKALLPDGRQVAVKRANAATIIHTNNRDFEMELEILCSIRHTNVVNLLGYCAEMGERLLVYEYMPHGTLHDHLHSGLSPPNWTLRLNIALQAAKGLEYLHKEVSPPIVHRDVKSSNILLDADWGARIADFGLLTLNETDVVEDIKSDVYNFGIVLLEILSGRKAYDRDCATPSIVDWALPIIRQGKAAATIDRYIPLPRNVEPLLKLAEAAELALREDPSERPTMTDLVVLLERLVKDMVML from the coding sequence ATGAAAAATAACTacacctcttcttcttcttcttgtgcCCTCTTCCTCACTCTTTTCTTGACCTTAATGCACTCTGCTCATGGCTTCGGATCAATGGGATCCATCGCAGCTGCGTTTGGTGAAGATGGGTTCTTCTGCGCGATAGATGCGAGTGGGAAACAAGCTGTGATCTGCTGGGGGAATGATACAAGTAGTAGCTCCTCAACTTCAAGCAGCTCCCCTGCTTATTCTGATGATATTCCTGCCTTGGCGGCTCTTTCGGGTGGTGATGGTTTTTTATGTGGAATTTTAGCCAATACTTCAGTACCATACTGTTGGAGTTCGATCACTAATGATCTTGTTCCTCAGGTCTTTAAGTCTACTGCTTATTCCCACATTGCAGCTGGGACTAATCATGTTTGTGCTATAAGAGGGTCTTACTATTCTGATAATAATTTGGGGTCAGTTGATTGCTGGGATATAGTTCGAAAAAGTGGCAGAAATTTAAGTTCGGAACAGAGTACTCTGTTTTATGATCCAGGGATAAGTAATCTTGTTTTGAAAACAGTTGTTTCTGGTGAAGGTTTTAGCTGTGGTTTATCGAGAGAGGATCGCATTCTGTGCTGGGGTCCTAACTCTACTAGCTTACAACTTTCCAGTGATTTAGTATCGGAGAAATTTTTTACATTAGCTTCAGGGAGAGATTCTGTCTGTGGGCTATCACAAGTCGATGATGAGGTGCATTGTTGGGGTAAAAATGATTCTCTCAAGGCTCCTCCAATTGGGATTGGATTTGTGTCTTTGGCTGCTGGTGCGCAACATTTTTGTGGGATTCGACAAGATAATCATGGGATTGAGTGTTGGGGGAGTTTTAATTCGTCTTCTATTCCAAAGGCCTCTGGTTTTTTGGCAATAGCTTCTTCAGATTATATTACCTGTGGTATTAGGGAAGATGATTTGGTGCTGGATTGTTGGTTTGCTTATATTGCATCGACACCAAATTATGATCCTCCGTTTCAGTTGTGTAGTCCTGGTCTGTGTAGTCCTGGATCTTGCGGCCAAGGAAGATTTGCTTTCAATGCAAGCTCACTCCATGAGACTGATTTAACTAGCCTGTGTGTTCGGAAAGAGCTCAGTATTTGTTCTCCTTGTGGGGTAAATTGTGCCGAAGGTTTCTTCACTTCTAGTCCTTGTACTGAGAATGCAGACAGAGTTTGCACAGCTTGCTCTCTCTGCCAAAACAGCTCTTGTTGGGATATCTGCAACCTTCATCCCTTGACAGATATGAAGCGAAAGCATCAGCATCAGCTACGTAGATTAATCCTCGTGGTGGCTGCTTCTGCCTCTGCTTTGGTCTTGATACTAATCTGCTGGTGCCTTTTACCCAGCCTTATTGCTAATAACAACAAAAGGAGCAAAACCAAACAGTTTGCTTTGTGTCTTGGCAAAGAGCTGGAAACTGAAGCCCTTAACGATTCACACCCCCCTGTCGTTGTGACCCCGTGTCCTGGAGTAGCTCAAATCTTCCGACTCACAGAATTAAAGGATGCCACCAATGGGTTCAAGGAATTCAATGAGCTTGGCAGGGGAAGCTACGGCTTTGTTTACAAAGCTCTGCTTCCGGATGGGAGGCAAGTTGCAGTCAAAAGAGCGAATGCTGCTACAATAATTCACACAAACAATAGGGACTTTGAAATGGAGCTCGAGATCCTTTGCAGTATCAGACACACCAATGTGGTGAATCTGCTCGGCTATTGTGCAGAAATGGGAGAAAGACTCCTTGTTTACGAGTACATGCCACACGGAACACTTCATGACCATCTCCATAGCGGACTTTCACCTCCAAACTGGACCCTCCGTTTAAATATTGCCCTGCAGGCTGCAAAAGGACTCGAGTACCTCCACAAGGAAGTTTCACCTCCAATAGTCCATCGCGATGTCAAGAGCTCAAACATTCTCTTGGATGCAGACTGGGGAGCCCGAATAGCAGATTTCGGGCTCTTAACCTTAAATGAGACTGATGTTGTCGAAGATATCAAATCTGACGTCTACAACTTTGGAATCGTCCTGCTTGAAATTTTGAGTGGCAGAAAAGCTTATGACAGAGATTGTGCCACTCCTAGTATAGTGGACTGGGCACTGCCAATTATTCGACAAGGCAAGGCAGCTGCCACAATCGACAGATATATTCCTCTTCCTAGAAACGTCGAACCTCTATTAAAACTCGCGGAAGCAGCTGAGCTAGCTTTAAGGGAAGATCCCAGTGAGCGTCCTACAATGACAGATTTAGTAGTATTATTAGAACGCCTTGTGAAAGACATGGTGATGTTGTAG
- the LOC108225267 gene encoding cytokinin riboside 5'-monophosphate phosphoribohydrolase LOG3 has protein sequence MERQDETQQSKFGRICVFCGSSQGKKTSYQDAAIQLAQELVSRNIDLVYGGGSIGLMGLISQAVHNGGRHVIGVIPKTLMPRELTGVTVGEVKAVAGMHQRKAEMARHSDAFIALPGGYGTLEELLEVITWAQLGIHDKPVGLLNVDGYYNSLLSFIDKAVEEGFISPNARHIIISAPTAKDLVKKLEEYVPCHERVASKLNWETERLAFPQAYNTLR, from the exons ATGGAGAGACAGGATGAGACGCAGCAATCAAAATTTGGAAGGATTTGTGTTTTCTGTGGGAGTAGTCAAGGCAAAAAGACTAGTTACCAAGATGCTGCCATTCAGCTTGCCCAAGAATTG GTGTCAAGAAATATTGATTTGGTGTATGGAGGGGGGAGCATTGGCCTAATGGGATTGATTTCACAAGCTGTACACAATGGTGGTCGTCATGTCATTGG GGTCATTCCCAAGACACTCATGCCTCGAGAG TTAACTGGTGTAACAGTAGGGGAGGTGAAGGCAGTTGCAGGCATGCATCAAAGAAAAGCAGAGATGGCTAGGCACTCAGATGCTTTTATTGCCTTGCCAG GTGGTTATGGTACTCTTGAGGAGCTCCTTGAAGTTATAACTTGGGCACAACTCGGTATCCATGATAAACCG GTGGGGTTGCTCAATGTGGACGGATACTACAACTCTTTACTGTCATTTATTGACAAAGCCGTGGAAGAAGGCTTCATCAGCCCTAATGCACGCCATATTATTATATCTGCACCAACAGCAAAGGATTTGGTCAAGAAACTGGAG GAATATGTACCATGCCATGAAAGGGTTGCTTCAAAGCTGAATTGGGAGACAGAGCGGCTTGCCTTCCCGCAAGCGTATAATACCTTAAGATGA